A single Cyclopterus lumpus isolate fCycLum1 chromosome 1, fCycLum1.pri, whole genome shotgun sequence DNA region contains:
- the slc25a10 gene encoding mitochondrial dicarboxylate carrier isoform X1 gives MTEKRMSRWYFGGLASCGAACCTHPLDLLKVHLQTQQEVKKRMMGMAIQVVKSDGVLALYSGLSASLCRQMSYSLTRFAIYETVRDMMGSTSQGPMPFYQKVLLGAFGGFTGGFVGSPADMVNVRMQNDMKLPPELRRNYKHAIDGLFRVFREEGLRRMFSGATMASSRGAMVTVGQLACYDQAKQLVMGTGMMGDNILTHFISSSIAGGCATFLCQPLDVLKTRLMSSKGEYTGVAHCLRETAKLGPLAFYKGLVPAGIRLIPHTVLTFIFLEQLKKYFGIRIVS, from the exons ATGACCGAGAAACGGATGTCGCGGTGGTATTTCGGTGGGCTGGCGTCGTGCGGAGCTGCCTGCTGCACGCATCCTCTGGACCTGCTGAAG GTACATCTGCAGACACAgcaggaagtgaagaagaggatgatggGGATGGCCATTCAGGTGGTGAAGAGTGATGGCGTGCTGGCTCTTTACAGtggcctctctgcctccctgtGTAGACAG ATGTCCTATTCCCTCACCAGATTTGCAATCTATGAGACCGTGAGAGACATGATGGGCAGCACAAGCCAGGGCCCAATGCCCTTTTACCAGAAGGTCTTGCTGGGAGCCTTCGgag GTTTCACTGGTGGGTTTGTTGGCTCGCCAGCAGACATGGTGAATGTCAG GATGCAGAATGACATGAAACTACCACCAGAACTGAGGAGAAA CTACAAACATGCCATCGATGGCCTCTTCAGAGTCTTCAGAGAAG AGGGTCTGAGGAGAATGTTCTCAGGAGCCACCATGGCCTCCAGCAGAGGAGCGATGGTCACTGTGGGACAG TTGGCGTGTTATGACCAGGCCAAGCAGCTGGTAATGGGAACGGGCATGATGGGAGATAACATACTCACGCACTTTATTTCCAGCTCCATTGCT GGAGGCTGTGCTACATTCTTGTGTCAACCTCTGGATGTCCTGAAGACGAGGCTGATGAGCTCAAAGGGAGAGTACACG GGCGTGGCGCACTGCTTAAGAGAAACTGCCAAGCTTGGTCCTCTGGCATTTTACAAG GGCCTCGTCCCCGCAGGGATCCGCTTGATTCCTCACACAGTGCTGACCTTCATCTTCCTCGAGCAGCTCAAGAAATACTTTGGCATTCGCATCGTCTCctga
- the slc25a10 gene encoding mitochondrial dicarboxylate carrier isoform X2, with protein MMGMAIQVVKSDGVLALYSGLSASLCRQMSYSLTRFAIYETVRDMMGSTSQGPMPFYQKVLLGAFGGFTGGFVGSPADMVNVRMQNDMKLPPELRRNYKHAIDGLFRVFREEGLRRMFSGATMASSRGAMVTVGQLACYDQAKQLVMGTGMMGDNILTHFISSSIAGGCATFLCQPLDVLKTRLMSSKGEYTGVAHCLRETAKLGPLAFYKGLVPAGIRLIPHTVLTFIFLEQLKKYFGIRIVS; from the exons atgatggGGATGGCCATTCAGGTGGTGAAGAGTGATGGCGTGCTGGCTCTTTACAGtggcctctctgcctccctgtGTAGACAG ATGTCCTATTCCCTCACCAGATTTGCAATCTATGAGACCGTGAGAGACATGATGGGCAGCACAAGCCAGGGCCCAATGCCCTTTTACCAGAAGGTCTTGCTGGGAGCCTTCGgag GTTTCACTGGTGGGTTTGTTGGCTCGCCAGCAGACATGGTGAATGTCAG GATGCAGAATGACATGAAACTACCACCAGAACTGAGGAGAAA CTACAAACATGCCATCGATGGCCTCTTCAGAGTCTTCAGAGAAG AGGGTCTGAGGAGAATGTTCTCAGGAGCCACCATGGCCTCCAGCAGAGGAGCGATGGTCACTGTGGGACAG TTGGCGTGTTATGACCAGGCCAAGCAGCTGGTAATGGGAACGGGCATGATGGGAGATAACATACTCACGCACTTTATTTCCAGCTCCATTGCT GGAGGCTGTGCTACATTCTTGTGTCAACCTCTGGATGTCCTGAAGACGAGGCTGATGAGCTCAAAGGGAGAGTACACG GGCGTGGCGCACTGCTTAAGAGAAACTGCCAAGCTTGGTCCTCTGGCATTTTACAAG GGCCTCGTCCCCGCAGGGATCCGCTTGATTCCTCACACAGTGCTGACCTTCATCTTCCTCGAGCAGCTCAAGAAATACTTTGGCATTCGCATCGTCTCctga